The Mangrovivirga cuniculi genomic sequence GATCTGTGATCCGAATTTATAAAGGCGATACAATCGCCAACCTCACACATCCTCGTTGCAAACGAGGACGATTGACTTCTATGTAGGTATCATATTAATAACTGCATCGACCTTGTTTAGCGAAGCGCAACAAGGTTGTTATCGAGACCAGCGTTTGTAACGCTGAAGTTGCTGCCTCAAGTTAGTTTTGATCACTGCATAGAAGAAAGTAGCATTAGACATTTTCAATTAGTAAAATTCCATAGAGCTTTTCTATTGAGTAGTGTGAATTTTAAATGTATTATTGTGATAAAATGACCGAGTCACAGACTCTGCATTTCATAAAAAGTTTGAAGTTGTCCTTCGGAACACTCCAAACAGCGGGGGTGGAAATATATGGAAAGAAAGGTGATGGTAAAGGTGGTTGGGTTGATGGATGGATCAACAAAAAGTCAACTTTCTTCCCAGACAGCTGGTCGAAATCAAAAATACAAGCTGAAGTTGCACATGCTTTCAAGACGAAAGAATTTGATAGACTAGAGAATGGAGCAGAGATTTTTAGAGGAACAGGTTCGGATGATTCAATTATAGAAATCGTGATAAGAGGCGGAATAGTCAAGACAGCTTATCCTATAATTCCATAAAGATGATGAATAAGTCAAGATTTGGTTTAAGCATGAAGATTGTAAGTAAGAAAGAACACCAATTAAATGGATATCTTGTGATTTTTTACTTATCAAAAGATGGCCGTTTACTTGTAGACGTAATAGATGAAGAAAGCGATTCACATAGTTATATTGAAGGATTTTTACATCATTGGAGTGACTTTGGTGATATAAAGGAAGACCTTATACCTATGATAGACTCGGTTAAGAATGGTTATTCTGTAAATGAGTTTGTAAGTTCTGAAATCTCATGTGCTTATATTGAATCGGAAACAACCTTTTTTATTCATGAAAGTGATATAGGTGAAGGAAAAATAGAAGCAGCAAAAGATCCAAATAGGCATATGCCTACTTCAATATTTGAAAAGATTATCTTAAAATGGGTTGAATTTCTAGAGAGCCAAGGTAGATGAGATTTTTCACTTGGGCGCTTTGCTTTTTCAGCAAAATGCGTTCGGGATGTCTGAACTAGGATTTATAGGATAAAAGGATATCAGGATAAGAAACCAAAGCCTCTGATCACTCAGGGGCTTTTTTATGAATAAGCCTTTTTAGCTTTAAAATCCCGGATCGACATATCCATGAAGTAGTAAATCTTTTCCTGGATGTCATCGGGTAGTTTTTGAAGTTCGAGTACCCGGTTGAGTGTTTTTTTATTAATGAACTCATTGGCAAACTGCTGTTGCTCGACATTTGCAATGTCGTGCTGTTATCATAGAATCTGTGATCCTAATTAAATTAAAGGCGATACAATCGCCAACCTCAAGCATCCTCGTTCCAAACGAGGACGATTGCTGCTTTTAATTACGAAGCTGCATGTTATATTGATACAGAATTTTTCATCATTTATAGATGATGAATTTTTAAAAACTACTCCATCGCCCATGTTTAGCGAAGCGTAACGAGGGTGTATTGAGAACAGCGTTTGTAACGCTGAAATTGTTGCCTCTAATTAGAAAGCTGCTGTTGACATTTGCAATGTCACACTGTTATCATAGGATCTTTGATCCTAAAAACTCTAATGAAAGAGGTAGAAAATAGCTCGATTAGGCTGCCATCAACAGACAGATTCCTCCTTTCGTCGGAATGACGTTGTGAAGGAAGTTTCTACCAGAAAGGAACAAATCTGCTCCATTGCTTGCCTGTGTCTCCACAGGCAGGGTGTAATTTGGGTTTGCATTTCAAGTGGGGACATTTGAAATCAGCGGCTGGGATGATGTGGCTACTCGACATTTGCAAATGAAATTTAATTTTATTGCTGGATTACAAATCCATGGATAAGGCTTCGGAATGGCAAATTCCGAAGAGCGTAAATTTGCGGCGATGCAATCGCCAACCTCACGCATCCTCGTTGCAAACGAGGACGAGGGGCGTGTTAAATATTAAACCACAGTTGCTTGACTGTGTCTTCACAGGCAAGGTGTAGTTGGATTTACATTTCAAGTGGGGACACTTGAAATCAGCGACTGGGTTCTTCTAGCATCTGTCACCTTAATTACCGAATTTTAGATTATGAAATCTTGCTTAGCTGTTTTTATCTTCTCATTGATTTCCAATTGCTTAATTGCGCAGGTGCCTAATGATAATATACAGGACAGGATGAAGCTAAAAATAGGGGAGGTTGCCCATTCTAAAACGGATGATTGCACCGTCCAGTTCAACTGCATCGATCAGAGTGTTACCGGTACCTGCCTGATTTATCACAATGACCAGTGGTTTGAATTTAATTCGGGTAATCATCAAAAGCTATTTCTCAATGTTTATAATCAGCAGTGCAGAGATCTAAAAGGGGTTCAGGTGGTCGTAGTGCAAGGTACACCCTGCGATAAAAAATCTTATGACCTGATAACATGTGCTTCATTTGGAAACCAGGATGATGTCTTTTTAACCCTCGATAATTTAAAAAAGAATACTGATTACCTGGTGCTCATCGATGGATACCTCAATGATTTCTGCCGGTTTAATATCCAGGTAGGAGAGGAGGCGAAAGGTATTCCTGTCAACCAATACCTGAAATTGCCTTTTAAAGCAGCAAATAATAACGGTGTAATTAAATTTGATTGGCTTTTGCCTGATTCCATTCGGTCTGAAGTAGAAAAGTTTGAGATCTATCAGAGAACAGGGGCAAGGTTTAAAAGTGCTCTGATCAAAACCATCAATGTAAAAGACTATGCTTATGGCAATTCGGAAGGTAATTATTCCTTTATTGATACAATAAGTAGTGATACCAGCTATCATTATAAAATCGTCGCAAGGCATTTAAACGGAGCAGCAGATATTGTTTCTGAATATCTCATCACAACAGAAGATGAACTGGTACCTCTTAAAGTTTCTGAAAGTATAATTCCGTCAATTAAAATCAGAAAGAAAGACCAGGTAACAGTATTAGTAAGAGATTTTTATTCAAGGAAGGTAATTAAAACCTTTCAGTACATCGGCAGGGAAATTCCGGAAGAGGGCTTTTTAATCAATAAGGCTCAATACAAAAACCTGGGATTAGAAAGATTGAGAATTGAAATCATAAATAATGATTCTGGTCGAAAGGAAGAAATATATTTAGATATAAAGTAGCAAGGTTTGTCAACCTGAATTAATTACTGCTTGTTTTAATTCATTTAATCGCTTTTGCTTTTCTGGTTCCCTATGCTCTATCGCAAAATCTGTATGATAGTGGTGTTTTTCAAGGAAGTTTATTTGAGCTTTATTCCAGTCATCGATCGAATCAATAACACCGAACCCTTTTAATTCTTTGAAAAGCTGGTTACTGATTTCATAAAACTCATCCCCACCCAGGTAGTCAAGGTCAGCATCACAAATAATTCTTTCAAGATCGGTTTTAGGCGATTGCGGTATTTTTGTTGCCATGATTAAACCGGCGACTAAGGTGATTTCATCATCCGTATAACCGTATTTTCTCATTATTTCAGTTGTAATCACCACTCCGTGCTCTTCGTGATTTTTGTTTGAAACGGTAAATCCAATATCATGGGTAAGAGCTCCAATTCGCAATAATTCCGCCCGATGGCGGTCAATTTTATCTCGCTCGATGTATTCATTGCATACATCGTAAACCCCTAGTGTATGATCTATACTATGATAATATAATTTATCAGATAGTTTATTTCTTAAAATATCTAATGCATGTTCTTTTACCTTTGTGAATGCATCCATTACTAAAAAATTAAATAATAGCTACAGAAATATTACCCAATACAATAATATAAGGATCAGAGCAATAAAACTGACTGCAAAATATTTTATTGATAATTGTACGCTCGCAAACTTTTTGTCAATGATTTTGCTTTCAATATGAACCTGCTGACTCAACTCGAGGCATAACTCTTTAATATCTCCACAAGTTTCAATATAATTTTTATTGAATTCATCTACATCACCAAAAGCATATATCGCATCTCGAAAGAAAAATACATTACTTTTATAATTTAACACCATTCTTGGCATAAAACACCTAAAACAGTAATAAATTGATACTAAAACCAGTAAAATCCATAATCCGGCAAGAATGAGTACCACAATACTTTCCGCAAAAAGAGCCTGAAAATAGTCGAGGCGATCTACGAAAAGCCCGAGGATTAAACTATGAAATGAAAATATCACACCTGCTTTTAACTCAGATGCTCTGATTAGTCGTTCGAGGCGTTCTAATTGTAACCAGTAATTTTGAGGATCCTGGTCTCCGTATTTTATATTCTCCTTAGTTTCTGCCATTTATGATTTTAAGTGGCTTCTTTAATTTAAGAAATTTTTCCTGAATGTTTTAAATTGGCATCTATTTCTTCCTCATTTTTAATCCCTTCTACAAAATACATGTTCAACTGCCCTTTATTCTTCACATCCAGTGCACCTCGATATGAACATTCAAATTTATCTTTTACTAATTCGTAAGTTGTTTCAGAAATATTAATCTTGCCAGGTGTGGATGATGATTCCATTCTCGCAGCCACATTCACAGTATCTCCCCAGATATCATAAGCGAATTTTTTAATTCCTACAACCCCGGCAACTACCGGACCGGTATTAATACCTATTCTTACTTCAAAAGGAAATATCTCCGGCTGATCCTTTTTCACATTATTAACTATTTCAATAATCTCCATAGCCGCCAGAACAACATTTTCAGGGTTATGATTGTCAGGGAAAGGCATTCCTGAGGCACACATATATGCATCGCCAATAGTTTTTATTTTTTCGATGCCATATTTTTCCATTATTGCATCGAATTCAGCAAAATAATAGTCCACACTTTTCACCAGGTCTTCTGGGGAAAGAGTTTCAGAATAATATGTAAACCCTTTAAAATCGGTGAACATCACGGTAACCTCATCAAATCTCTTTGCCTTTACTTTACCATATTGTTTTAGTTCGTTGGCTGTTTCTTTTGGTAAAATATTCAGTAAAAGATTATCTGATCTGGCTTTCTCAATATTGATAAGTCTGTTGGTCTTTTGAATAAATCTATACCTGTTAAAAAGCCCGAGAGCAATAATAAATATTAACCCTGCACCGATTCCAGTAGCTAAAGTCAGGTTTTTTTGACGCTTTTCATTTAATTGGGCAATTTCTCTTTCCTTTTCCAGTAAACCTATTTGATTTTGTTTTTTATCCAGTTCAAATTCAAATTGTAGGCCCCTGATGCGATCATCAGTAGCTATATTAAAAAGAGAGTCTTTCTGTGCCAGGTATTGTTCATGAAAAACCAGCGCTTTTTCATAATCTTCTTTTTGCTGATACGCTTTGTATAAACCCAGGTAAACATCCCGGAGTTCTCCGGAAATCCCCATACTTAAAGCTATTTTTTCTGCTTTTTGATAACTGTCGATTGCTTTATCGGGATCTGTCTTCAGATAGATGTCGCCAAGAGAAAGTAAGGATTGAACATGATCCAGCTGCAATTCATTATCAATAGCGTATTGGTTAGCCTTATTAAGATATTCTACAGCTTTCTGATCATTATTTAAAGCAGTTTCAATCCTGCCGAGCATGATGAGGTTATAGGCGTAATCCAGACTATTTTCACTCAGGGGTATAGTTTTTTCGAACTTATCTAAAGCTTCTTCAAATTTATCCTGCTTGAAATAAACTTCCCCGATACCCATGAGTTGA encodes the following:
- a CDS encoding EndoU domain-containing protein, with the translated sequence MTESQTLHFIKSLKLSFGTLQTAGVEIYGKKGDGKGGWVDGWINKKSTFFPDSWSKSKIQAEVAHAFKTKEFDRLENGAEIFRGTGSDDSIIEIVIRGGIVKTAYPIIP
- a CDS encoding HD domain-containing protein — protein: MDAFTKVKEHALDILRNKLSDKLYYHSIDHTLGVYDVCNEYIERDKIDRHRAELLRIGALTHDIGFTVSNKNHEEHGVVITTEIMRKYGYTDDEITLVAGLIMATKIPQSPKTDLERIICDADLDYLGGDEFYEISNQLFKELKGFGVIDSIDDWNKAQINFLEKHHYHTDFAIEHREPEKQKRLNELKQAVINSG
- a CDS encoding Pycsar system effector family protein, with amino-acid sequence MAETKENIKYGDQDPQNYWLQLERLERLIRASELKAGVIFSFHSLILGLFVDRLDYFQALFAESIVVLILAGLWILLVLVSIYYCFRCFMPRMVLNYKSNVFFFRDAIYAFGDVDEFNKNYIETCGDIKELCLELSQQVHIESKIIDKKFASVQLSIKYFAVSFIALILILLYWVIFL
- a CDS encoding adenylate/guanylate cyclase domain-containing protein, producing MDEYIPGLNNNQLTAGQLMGIGEVYFKQDKFEEALDKFEKTIPLSENSLDYAYNLIMLGRIETALNNDQKAVEYLNKANQYAIDNELQLDHVQSLLSLGDIYLKTDPDKAIDSYQKAEKIALSMGISGELRDVYLGLYKAYQQKEDYEKALVFHEQYLAQKDSLFNIATDDRIRGLQFEFELDKKQNQIGLLEKEREIAQLNEKRQKNLTLATGIGAGLIFIIALGLFNRYRFIQKTNRLINIEKARSDNLLLNILPKETANELKQYGKVKAKRFDEVTVMFTDFKGFTYYSETLSPEDLVKSVDYYFAEFDAIMEKYGIEKIKTIGDAYMCASGMPFPDNHNPENVVLAAMEIIEIVNNVKKDQPEIFPFEVRIGINTGPVVAGVVGIKKFAYDIWGDTVNVAARMESSSTPGKINISETTYELVKDKFECSYRGALDVKNKGQLNMYFVEGIKNEEEIDANLKHSGKIS